Proteins found in one Pyrus communis chromosome 15, drPyrComm1.1, whole genome shotgun sequence genomic segment:
- the LOC137717934 gene encoding vacuolar protein sorting-associated protein 32 homolog 2-like isoform X2, translating to MINKHNLRIFTKGSGEDPVGHFWSSTLLFTSPTFIRNHPTSSLQRGFQYWFFKVGCFFLFWEPIQAKMFKRVFGKAKQEANPLPTIHKLNETLEMLEKKEKVLAKKAAQEVEKAKQFTQAKNRNAAIKCLKRKRLYEQQIEQLGNFQLRIHDQMIMLEGANATTETVDALRSGTAVMKAMNKATKIDDLEKTMDEINDQTESMKQIQDALSAPIGAAADFDEDELEAELEELEGAELEEELLQPATSAPAAPVYVNPEASRQPTRPAPQRNNREEDELAALQAEMAL from the exons ATGATAAATAAACACAATTTACGGATTTTCacaaaaggatccggagaggatcctgttggccACTTCTGGTCATCAACTTTACTCTTCACCAGTCCAACCTTCATCAGAAATCACCCAACATCTTCCCTTCAACGCGGTTTTCAATATT GGTTTTTCAAAGTTGGTTGCTTTTTCTTGTTCTGGGAACCGATCCAAGCAAAAATGTTCAAGCGGGTGTTTGGGAAAGCTAAGCAGGAGGCCAATCCCCTGCCCACGATTCACAAATTAAACGAA ACACTTGAGATGctggagaagaaggagaaagtgCTTGCGAAGAAGGCAGCTCAAGAGGTTGAGAAAGCTAAACAATTTACTCAAGCAAAAAACCGAAATG CGGCGATAAAGTGTTTAAAAAGGAAGAGGCTTTACGAACAACAAATTGAACAGCTTGGGAATTTCCAATTGCGCATTCACGATCAG ATGATAATGCTGGAAGGTGCAAACGCTACGACAGAAACTGTTGATGCATTGAGAAGTGGAACCGCTGTAATGAAGGCCATGAACAAGGCCAC gaaaattgatgatttggaAAAAACAATGGATGAGATCAATGACCAAACTGAAAGCATGAAACAGATTCAGGATGCACTGTCAGCACCTATCGGTGCAGCAGCTGATTTCGATGAG GATGAATTGGAGGCCGAGCTTGAAGAACTAGAAGGAGCTGAATTGGAGGAGGAGCTTCTCCAGCCAGCCACGAGTGCTCCTGCAGCTCCAGTATATGTAAATCCTGAAGCAAGCAGGCAACCAACCCGACCAGCTCCTCAGAGAAATAACCGTGAGGAAGATGAGCTTGCTGCATTACAGGCAGAGATGGCACTTTAA
- the LOC137716860 gene encoding transcription factor MYB87-like: MGRTPCCDKENVKRGPWSPEEDAALKSYLQSHGSDGTASNWIHLPKKAGLRRCGKSCRLRWLNYLRPDIKHGGFTEEEDSIICNLYNQMGSRWSVIASYMPGRTDNDVKNYWNTKLKKKLLGGKIKNISSREPTVANNANFSGIPEAEKPQDSTFWTSQTQVPSTLQMLYDVNSGLSADNQTMSLNPDQLYNPKLSGFSDFGARSRGSYSTTVSLSQEGSSVSDSSSIAGNRYLDQDYGFLMDYGFGVAYDNNVNHYGMCFGDKTSEVGPTGCTDFGDFF; encoded by the exons ATGGGACGCACTCCATGCTGTGACAAAGAGAACGTGAAGAGAGGTCCGTGGTCTCCGGAAGAAGACGCAGCTCTCAAGTCCTACCTCCAGTCTCATGGCAGTGATGGCACCGCCAGCAATTGGATTCATCTCCCCAAAAAAgctg GCCTGAGGCGGTGCGGGAAGAGCTGCCGTCTGCGGTGGCTGAACTATCTGAGGCCAGACATCAAACACGGTGGCTTCACTGAGGAGGAGGACAGCATTATCTGCAACCTCTACAACCAGATGGGAAGCCG ATGGTCAGTCATTGCTTCTTACATGCCTGGAAGAACAGACAATGATGTGAAGAACTACTGGAACACCAAATTAAAGAAGAAGCTTTTGGGAGGAAAGATAAAGAATATCAGCAGCAGAGAGCCCACAGTTGCAAACAATGCCAATTTTTCTGGAATCCCAGAAGCCGAGAAACCCCAAGACTCTACCTTTTGGACTTCCCAAACCCAAGTTCCATCCACATTGCAGATGCTATATGATGTGAATTCTGGACTGAGTGCAGATAACCAGACCATGAGCTTAAACCCTGATCAGTTATACAACCCCAAGCTGTCGGGTTTTTCGGATTTCGGTGCAAGGTCAAGGGGGAGTTACAGCACTACTGTTTCATTGTCTCAGGAGGGATCAAGCGTTTCGGATTCATCTTCCATAGCTGGGAATCGTTATCTTGATCAGGATTATGGGTTTTTGATGGATTATGGATTTGGTGTGGCTTATGATAATAATGTCAACCATTATGGCATGTGTTTTGGAGACAAAACCAGTGAAGTTGGTCCAACTGGATGCACAGATTTTGGTGATTTCTTTTGA
- the LOC137717934 gene encoding vacuolar protein sorting-associated protein 32 homolog 2-like isoform X1, producing the protein MFKRVFGKAKQEANPLPTIHKLNETLEMLEKKEKVLAKKAAQEVEKAKQFTQAKNRNAAIKCLKRKRLYEQQIEQLGNFQLRIHDQMIMLEGANATTETVDALRSGTAVMKAMNKATKIDDLEKTMDEINDQTESMKQIQDALSAPIGAAADFDEDELEAELEELEGAELEEELLQPATSAPAAPVYVNPEASRQPTRPAPQRNNREEDELAALQAEMAL; encoded by the exons ATGTTCAAGCGGGTGTTTGGGAAAGCTAAGCAGGAGGCCAATCCCCTGCCCACGATTCACAAATTAAACGAA ACACTTGAGATGctggagaagaaggagaaagtgCTTGCGAAGAAGGCAGCTCAAGAGGTTGAGAAAGCTAAACAATTTACTCAAGCAAAAAACCGAAATG CGGCGATAAAGTGTTTAAAAAGGAAGAGGCTTTACGAACAACAAATTGAACAGCTTGGGAATTTCCAATTGCGCATTCACGATCAG ATGATAATGCTGGAAGGTGCAAACGCTACGACAGAAACTGTTGATGCATTGAGAAGTGGAACCGCTGTAATGAAGGCCATGAACAAGGCCAC gaaaattgatgatttggaAAAAACAATGGATGAGATCAATGACCAAACTGAAAGCATGAAACAGATTCAGGATGCACTGTCAGCACCTATCGGTGCAGCAGCTGATTTCGATGAG GATGAATTGGAGGCCGAGCTTGAAGAACTAGAAGGAGCTGAATTGGAGGAGGAGCTTCTCCAGCCAGCCACGAGTGCTCCTGCAGCTCCAGTATATGTAAATCCTGAAGCAAGCAGGCAACCAACCCGACCAGCTCCTCAGAGAAATAACCGTGAGGAAGATGAGCTTGCTGCATTACAGGCAGAGATGGCACTTTAA